One genomic window of Candidatus Brocadia sp. includes the following:
- a CDS encoding thiazole synthase, translating to MGRHEFTSRLFVGTGKYPSMEIMEEALEASGAEVVTVAVRRVKINETTSLLDYIDTKRYKILPNTAGCYSADEAIRVAHLAREAGMSDMIKLEVLADEKTLLPDPIETLKATQVLVKEGFTVLVYTSDDPIITKKLEDAGAASVMPAGAPIGSGQGILNKNNIRIILESARVPIIVDAGVGTASDVTIAMELGCEGVLLNTGIALAKDPVRMAKAMKLACESGRLAFLSGRIPKRLYAKASSPEKDF from the coding sequence ATCGGGCGGCATGAATTTACTTCCAGACTTTTTGTTGGTACCGGCAAATACCCTTCGATGGAAATAATGGAAGAGGCCTTAGAAGCCAGCGGTGCCGAAGTTGTTACCGTTGCCGTTCGAAGAGTAAAGATCAATGAAACAACGTCTTTGTTAGATTACATCGACACAAAGAGATACAAGATTTTACCAAATACAGCTGGTTGTTATTCTGCCGATGAAGCTATCAGGGTAGCCCATCTTGCACGGGAAGCGGGTATGTCCGATATGATCAAGCTAGAAGTGCTGGCTGACGAAAAGACACTCTTACCCGATCCAATAGAAACGCTGAAAGCAACACAGGTTTTGGTAAAAGAGGGTTTTACTGTGCTTGTTTATACCTCTGATGATCCTATTATTACAAAAAAATTAGAAGACGCTGGCGCTGCCAGCGTCATGCCGGCAGGAGCGCCAATAGGATCCGGCCAGGGCATCTTAAACAAAAACAACATAAGGATCATCCTCGAATCAGCAAGGGTTCCCATTATTGTAGACGCAGGTGTCGGTACAGCATCCGACGTTACCATAGCTATGGAACTCGGTTGTGAAGGCGTATTGCTGAACACAGGGATTGCCCTTGCAAAAGACCCCGTACGAATGGCAAAGGCAATGAAACTGGCATGTGAATCAGGACGGCTTGCATTCCTTTCCGGG
- the thiS gene encoding sulfur carrier protein ThiS, with product MKVTLNGELKECPEGTTIEKLLDLCKIDKNRIAVELNLAIVPKKELSDRVLRDADVLEVVTFVGGG from the coding sequence ATGAAAGTTACTTTAAATGGCGAATTGAAGGAATGTCCGGAAGGAACGACCATAGAAAAATTACTTGATTTGTGCAAGATCGATAAAAATCGTATTGCGGTTGAATTGAACCTAGCGATTGTTCCCAAAAAGGAACTATCTGATCGGGTACTCAGGGATGCGGACGTTTTGGAGGTTGTAACATTTGTTGGTGGCGGATAA
- a CDS encoding bifunctional dihydroorotate dehydrogenase B NAD binding subunit/NADPH-dependent glutamate synthase, with translation MFKIIEKTKIAESTFLMKIDAPKIASKRKPGQFVMLRIDEPGERIPLTIAGSDPVRGTITIIFQVVGDTTRQLSGLNVGDYILDVVGPLGHPTHIENYGTAVCIGGGLGIALVMPIAQALHSAGNNVISIISARNKDLLICEKEMQACSNEFMIATDDGSKGTKGFPTQVLQELINKEKKIDIVFAVGPVPLMAAVSKLTKPYNIKTIVSLNPIMVDGTGMCGGCRVSIDNKPKFVCVDGPEFDGHLVDYENLMQRLKTYNNKEPQIPSVSRDSSCWKPAEDRMGTAHKPSVSMHAAEGHAVIDQLAEGLSGVEAGGGKSGAKKMGAIPRQNMPEQDPKNRIKNFDEVPYGYTPEMARQEALRCLQCKKPLCCEGCPVSIDIPGFIKLIAEGDFLAAARKIKETNALPAVCGRVCPQEDQCERVCIVGKKFKPVAIGNLERFVADYERNHGAAEIPAIPEKTGYKVAIVGAGPAGLACAGELIKMGHGVTIFEALHKAGGVLVYGIPEFRLPKTIVESEVEYLRKLGVKIELNAVIGKAQTVDELLQNGFDAIFVGTGAGLPMFMGIPGENLNGVYSANEYLTRVNLMKAYNPKYATPIAMRKNVAVIGAGNVAMDAARTALRLGAENVYVVYRRSRDEMPARIDEIHHGEEEGLQFRFLTNPIKILGDEKGWVSGLECVRMELGEPDESGRRRPIPVKGSEFVLNVECVIMSIGNGPNPLIPSTTPDLQVNKWGNIVADLETCTTNKEGVFAGGDIVTGAATVILAMGAGKKAAKAIDAYVKSKKPDPMMSCSK, from the coding sequence ATGTTTAAGATTATTGAAAAGACAAAGATTGCAGAATCTACTTTTTTAATGAAGATAGACGCTCCCAAGATTGCCAGTAAAAGGAAACCCGGCCAATTCGTTATGCTTCGTATCGACGAACCCGGTGAAAGAATACCCTTAACTATCGCTGGCTCTGACCCGGTACGCGGAACGATTACCATTATATTCCAGGTCGTAGGAGATACAACACGACAGTTATCCGGTTTAAATGTTGGTGATTATATTTTAGACGTTGTAGGACCATTAGGACATCCTACTCACATTGAAAATTATGGGACGGCCGTTTGTATCGGTGGCGGTCTGGGCATTGCTCTGGTAATGCCGATTGCCCAGGCACTTCATTCAGCCGGTAACAATGTAATATCGATCATTAGTGCAAGGAATAAGGACCTGTTGATTTGTGAAAAAGAGATGCAAGCATGCAGCAACGAGTTTATGATTGCCACTGACGATGGCTCCAAAGGTACAAAGGGATTTCCCACTCAGGTACTTCAGGAATTGATTAACAAAGAAAAGAAAATCGATATCGTGTTTGCAGTAGGCCCGGTACCACTGATGGCTGCCGTCAGCAAACTTACCAAACCTTATAATATCAAAACGATCGTAAGCCTCAATCCAATCATGGTTGATGGAACAGGGATGTGCGGTGGTTGCAGGGTTTCGATAGACAACAAACCCAAGTTTGTTTGCGTGGACGGCCCCGAGTTTGATGGGCACCTGGTAGATTACGAAAACTTAATGCAGCGTTTGAAAACGTATAATAATAAAGAACCACAAATACCAAGTGTAAGTCGAGATAGTTCTTGTTGGAAACCGGCAGAAGACCGTATGGGTACGGCGCATAAACCCTCAGTCTCCATGCATGCCGCTGAAGGTCATGCTGTTATTGATCAGTTAGCCGAGGGGCTTTCAGGTGTGGAAGCAGGCGGTGGAAAGTCTGGTGCAAAAAAAATGGGCGCTATCCCACGGCAAAATATGCCGGAACAAGATCCCAAAAACAGGATAAAGAATTTTGATGAGGTGCCGTATGGATATACACCGGAAATGGCCCGTCAGGAGGCGTTACGATGTTTGCAATGCAAAAAGCCTCTCTGTTGTGAGGGATGCCCTGTTAGTATTGACATTCCGGGGTTCATCAAATTAATTGCAGAAGGTGATTTCCTTGCAGCGGCACGCAAGATTAAGGAAACGAATGCCCTGCCGGCTGTTTGCGGACGGGTGTGTCCACAAGAAGATCAATGTGAGAGGGTCTGTATTGTGGGTAAAAAGTTTAAACCCGTGGCGATTGGAAACCTGGAACGTTTTGTTGCTGATTACGAACGAAATCACGGTGCAGCGGAAATACCCGCGATACCTGAAAAGACAGGTTATAAGGTGGCAATTGTTGGTGCTGGCCCAGCCGGACTTGCCTGTGCGGGTGAGTTGATCAAGATGGGACACGGTGTGACAATATTTGAGGCATTGCACAAAGCTGGAGGTGTATTGGTTTACGGGATTCCTGAATTCAGGCTTCCTAAGACCATTGTAGAATCAGAAGTTGAGTATCTTCGGAAATTAGGTGTCAAGATTGAGCTTAATGCCGTTATTGGAAAAGCACAAACGGTTGACGAATTATTACAAAACGGTTTTGATGCTATTTTTGTTGGTACTGGTGCTGGATTACCCATGTTCATGGGAATTCCGGGAGAAAACCTGAACGGGGTATATTCTGCCAATGAATACCTCACCAGGGTCAATTTAATGAAGGCCTATAATCCAAAATACGCAACCCCAATTGCAATGAGGAAGAATGTCGCTGTGATTGGGGCTGGAAACGTAGCCATGGATGCGGCCAGGACGGCTTTGCGTCTGGGTGCTGAAAATGTGTACGTCGTCTACAGACGTTCCAGAGATGAAATGCCCGCAAGGATTGATGAAATCCATCACGGCGAGGAGGAAGGATTACAGTTCAGGTTCCTGACGAATCCTATAAAAATTTTAGGCGATGAAAAAGGTTGGGTCAGCGGGCTGGAGTGTGTGAGGATGGAGTTAGGTGAACCTGACGAATCGGGCAGAAGAAGACCCATCCCAGTAAAAGGGTCGGAGTTTGTATTGAATGTCGAGTGTGTGATCATGTCCATCGGTAATGGTCCAAACCCATTAATTCCATCTACGACACCTGATTTACAGGTGAATAAGTGGGGTAACATTGTAGCAGATTTAGAGACGTGTACGACAAACAAGGAAGGGGTTTTTGCAGGAGGGGATATTGTGACGGGTGCTGCAACCGTTATTCTGGCTATGGGAGCCGGGAAAAAGGCTGCAAAGGCAATTGACGCATATGTAAAGTCAAAAAAACCCGATCCAATGATGAGCTGCAGCAAATGA
- a CDS encoding bifunctional oligoribonuclease/PAP phosphatase NrnA, which yields MKDTAIKKCVDEVYSMVKQHQHFLITTHVRSDGDGIGSEVALFYALAGMGKSVFIVNDSPVPQIYKFIIPRTGMYIYPELPKDSVEVVFALDSPTLERLGKIQEIIPKNAVIINIDHHISNEYFGTINWVTENMCATGEIILTLLKEMNIDITPGIATALYVSIVTDTGRFTHNNTTPEALRAAAFLIERGARHTEISKNVYNANPFNSVQLHAQVLNTVSLHTENRIATIWLTKEMLEKANISAIDTQEFADIPVSIDGVIVGVLLREMTKPNWVKVSLRSRDGFNVNDIAKKFGGGGHKYAAGCEIQGSIAEVQQLILEELEKALLQKSSIASD from the coding sequence GTGAAAGATACTGCCATAAAGAAGTGTGTGGATGAGGTTTATAGCATGGTAAAACAACATCAACATTTTCTCATTACCACCCATGTCCGGTCAGACGGGGATGGTATTGGGTCTGAAGTAGCCCTCTTCTATGCACTTGCGGGTATGGGAAAATCGGTCTTTATTGTCAACGACTCCCCAGTTCCTCAGATTTATAAGTTCATTATTCCCCGGACAGGGATGTATATCTACCCTGAACTCCCGAAAGATTCGGTTGAGGTTGTTTTTGCCCTTGATAGTCCCACCTTAGAACGCCTTGGTAAAATACAAGAAATCATTCCGAAAAATGCGGTAATTATAAACATTGACCACCATATTTCGAACGAGTATTTTGGTACTATCAATTGGGTGACAGAGAATATGTGCGCTACTGGTGAGATTATCCTGACCCTCCTTAAAGAAATGAATATTGATATTACCCCGGGTATTGCTACCGCTTTATATGTGTCGATTGTAACGGATACAGGGCGGTTTACCCATAATAATACCACACCTGAGGCACTTAGAGCAGCCGCATTTCTCATCGAACGTGGGGCAAGGCATACAGAGATTTCAAAAAACGTTTACAATGCAAACCCATTTAATTCTGTCCAGCTACATGCCCAGGTGCTTAACACGGTCAGCCTCCATACCGAAAATCGAATTGCCACAATCTGGCTGACCAAAGAAATGTTAGAAAAGGCGAATATTAGTGCTATCGATACGCAGGAATTTGCGGACATCCCCGTGTCAATTGATGGGGTGATTGTTGGTGTGTTGCTCCGTGAGATGACAAAACCCAACTGGGTGAAAGTAAGTCTCAGGAGTAGAGATGGGTTTAATGTAAATGACATTGCTAAAAAATTTGGAGGTGGTGGTCATAAATATGCTGCCGGTTGTGAGATACAAGGCAGCATTGCTGAGGTTCAGCAGCTTATTCTTGAAGAACTAGAGAAGGCATTGTTGCAAAAAAGCAGTATTGCTTCAGATTGA
- a CDS encoding uracil-DNA glycosylase, protein MSEKEKRNQLLEKLKREMLVCHKCPLSKTRTNLVFGVGNPMANLMFVGEAPGRDEDLQGEPFVGRAGQLLTKIIEAIGLKRSDVYIANVLKCRPPGNRNPLPEEIVLCMPYLIEQIGIIQPKVLCALGTFAAQTLLNTKAPVGTLRGKFHDYKGIPMMVTFHPAYLLRNPNDKVKVWEDMKRVRDLLGELSGKDSKI, encoded by the coding sequence ATGAGTGAGAAAGAAAAAAGGAATCAGCTTTTGGAAAAACTAAAACGCGAGATGTTGGTATGCCATAAATGTCCATTGAGCAAAACACGTACTAATCTTGTCTTTGGTGTGGGTAATCCCATGGCAAACCTTATGTTTGTGGGTGAGGCGCCAGGTCGTGACGAAGACCTTCAGGGTGAACCCTTCGTTGGTCGTGCTGGCCAATTGCTCACAAAAATTATTGAGGCGATTGGTCTGAAGCGCAGTGATGTGTATATTGCCAATGTCCTGAAGTGTCGCCCTCCGGGAAACCGCAATCCCCTGCCCGAAGAAATTGTTCTGTGCATGCCATATCTTATTGAACAGATCGGGATTATTCAACCCAAGGTCTTGTGTGCCCTGGGTACCTTTGCTGCCCAGACACTGCTCAACACGAAGGCCCCGGTTGGTACGTTAAGGGGTAAATTCCACGACTACAAGGGTATCCCCATGATGGTTACCTTCCACCCGGCCTATCTTTTAAGAAACCCCAATGACAAGGTGAAGGTCTGGGAGGATATGAAGAGGGTGCGGGATCTTTTGGGGGAATTATCCGGAAAAGATTCGAAAATTTAG
- a CDS encoding PIN domain-containing protein: MEIVADASAFLAVVLNESERDWIINKTLGCKIVSPEILPYEIGNALIAVRKKGRLTDREIFRAYDISQRIAVKLIPVKIHNAMKIAFRYSIYAYDAYYLQCCIENSLALISLDDRMCDIARNLGLKVVE, encoded by the coding sequence ATGGAAATAGTGGCAGATGCGAGCGCCTTTCTTGCTGTTGTTCTCAATGAATCTGAGCGGGATTGGATTATTAATAAAACCCTCGGATGTAAAATAGTTTCACCGGAAATTTTGCCTTACGAAATTGGAAATGCATTGATTGCAGTCAGAAAAAAGGGGCGTCTCACTGACCGTGAAATTTTTCGAGCTTACGACATTTCACAGAGAATAGCTGTCAAGTTGATTCCAGTAAAGATACATAATGCGATGAAAATCGCCTTTCGGTATAGCATCTACGCCTATGATGCCTATTATCTGCAATGCTGTATTGAAAATAGCTTAGCGCTTATTAGTCTTGATGACCGGATGTGTGATATCGCAAGAAACCTTGGATTAAAGGTAGTGGAATAA
- a CDS encoding prevent-host-death protein: MKIYTYSQAREKLADILEESKKEEVVIRRRKGDLFSIVPKSPVRRSPFDVPGLHKNISRKEILEAIRESRERA; encoded by the coding sequence ATGAAAATATATACTTACTCTCAGGCACGGGAAAAGTTGGCCGACATTCTCGAAGAGTCCAAGAAGGAAGAGGTTGTTATTCGTCGCCGAAAGGGCGATTTATTCTCTATTGTGCCGAAATCTCCTGTCCGCCGCTCTCCGTTTGATGTACCAGGTCTGCATAAAAACATCTCCCGAAAGGAAATCCTAGAAGCAATTCGTGAATCCAGAGAGAGAGCATAA